One Cupriavidus oxalaticus genomic region harbors:
- a CDS encoding Bug family tripartite tricarboxylate transporter substrate binding protein, protein MPGISPTASRAIAAPRRTPRRSILVASLAFAGMLLAPVSGMAADAYPAKPVRLVVPYPPGGATDVIGRTLAQRLSTTLGQQVVVDNRAGAAGNIGAELVAKSPADGYTLLLGALTSHAINAALYKSRVPYDLEKSFAPVSIVGTVPLVFVVNPSVSASSLPQLVSLAKSRPGAITFASAGNGSPQHLAGEMFKRMAGVEMLHVPYKGSGPAMTDLIGGQVLSMVETVPAAQAYVKTGKIRALAVASPERVNALPDVPTATEAGLKDFEVSSMFGIVAPAGTPAPVIDRLSGDLKKILAEPEVQATLLKQGAIATWTTPAQASARIKAEVGKWNTVIREAGVKPE, encoded by the coding sequence ATGCCTGGCATTTCGCCCACGGCCTCTCGCGCCATCGCTGCGCCTCGCCGCACCCCTCGCCGCTCCATCCTGGTCGCTTCGCTCGCATTTGCCGGCATGCTTCTCGCCCCGGTATCGGGCATGGCCGCGGACGCCTATCCCGCCAAGCCGGTCCGGCTGGTCGTGCCCTACCCGCCCGGCGGCGCCACCGACGTGATCGGCCGCACGCTTGCCCAGCGCCTGTCCACCACGCTCGGCCAGCAGGTCGTGGTCGACAACCGCGCCGGCGCCGCGGGCAATATCGGCGCCGAGCTGGTCGCCAAGTCGCCCGCCGATGGCTATACCCTGCTGCTGGGCGCGCTCACCAGCCACGCCATCAACGCCGCGCTGTACAAGAGCCGCGTGCCTTACGACCTGGAGAAGAGCTTTGCGCCGGTGTCGATCGTCGGCACCGTGCCGCTGGTGTTCGTGGTCAATCCCTCGGTCAGCGCCAGCAGCCTGCCGCAACTGGTCTCGCTGGCGAAATCCAGGCCCGGCGCCATCACCTTCGCCTCGGCAGGCAACGGTTCTCCGCAGCATCTGGCCGGCGAGATGTTCAAGCGCATGGCCGGCGTGGAGATGCTGCATGTGCCGTACAAAGGCAGCGGCCCGGCCATGACCGACCTGATCGGCGGGCAGGTGCTGAGCATGGTCGAGACCGTTCCCGCGGCCCAGGCCTACGTCAAGACCGGCAAGATCCGCGCCCTGGCGGTGGCCTCGCCCGAGCGTGTCAACGCGCTGCCCGACGTGCCCACCGCCACCGAGGCCGGGCTCAAGGACTTCGAAGTCAGCTCGATGTTCGGCATCGTCGCACCGGCCGGCACGCCGGCGCCGGTGATCGACCGGCTCAGCGGCGACCTGAAGAAGATCCTGGCCGAGCCGGAGGTCCAGGCCACGCTGCTCAAGCAAGGGGCGATTGCCACGTGGACGACGCCGGCGCAGGCGAGTGCGCGGATCAAGGCGGAGGTGGGCAAGTGGAATACGGTGATCCGGGAGGCGGGGGTGAAGCCGGAGTAG
- a CDS encoding NAD(P)-dependent oxidoreductase, whose protein sequence is MRVAFLGLGVMGFHMAGHLAAKGHEVTVYNRTAAKAQAWVGQFGGKAAATPALAVRDAQVVCSCVGNDDDLRAVLTGPDGAFFGAPSGCIFVDHTTASANVARELYAAAGGRGLHFVDGPVSGGEVGAEKGILTIMCGGDADACARAEPVIAAYARAVTRIGEAGAGQLAKMVNQISIAGLIQGLSEAIAFGERAGLDMPLVLDVISKGAAGSWQLENRGPTMIDNKFDFGFAVDWMRKDLGLCLDESRRNGAALPVTALVDQFYADLQQMGCGRADTSSLIKRLRLHAGDA, encoded by the coding sequence ATGCGTGTCGCATTTCTCGGCCTGGGCGTCATGGGTTTCCACATGGCCGGCCACCTCGCCGCCAAGGGGCATGAGGTCACGGTCTACAACCGCACCGCCGCCAAGGCGCAGGCCTGGGTCGGGCAGTTCGGCGGCAAGGCGGCAGCGACGCCGGCACTGGCCGTGCGCGACGCACAGGTGGTGTGCTCCTGCGTCGGCAACGACGACGACCTGCGTGCGGTGCTGACTGGCCCTGACGGCGCCTTCTTCGGCGCGCCCAGCGGCTGCATCTTCGTCGACCACACCACGGCCAGCGCCAATGTGGCGCGCGAGCTCTACGCCGCGGCCGGCGGGCGCGGCCTGCACTTTGTCGACGGGCCGGTCTCGGGCGGCGAAGTCGGCGCGGAAAAAGGCATCCTGACCATCATGTGCGGCGGCGATGCCGACGCCTGCGCGCGCGCCGAGCCGGTCATCGCCGCCTATGCCCGCGCGGTCACCCGCATCGGCGAGGCCGGCGCCGGGCAGCTGGCCAAGATGGTCAACCAGATCAGCATTGCCGGCCTGATCCAGGGCCTGTCCGAGGCCATCGCCTTCGGCGAGCGCGCCGGGCTGGACATGCCGCTGGTGCTGGATGTCATCAGCAAGGGCGCCGCCGGCTCCTGGCAGCTGGAAAACCGCGGCCCCACCATGATCGACAACAAGTTCGATTTCGGCTTCGCGGTGGACTGGATGCGCAAGGACCTCGGCCTGTGCCTGGACGAGTCGCGCCGCAACGGCGCCGCGCTGCCGGTGACGGCACTGGTCGACCAGTTCTATGCCGACCTGCAGCAGATGGGATGCGGCCGCGCCGACACCTCGTCGCTGATCAAGCGCCTGCGCCTGCACGCCGGGGACGCCTGA
- a CDS encoding glycine zipper 2TM domain-containing protein: MWKLAGALLIGASMALAGCTAAGAVAGGVAGHELTDGSTAGTIGGAVVGGVIGHELGK; this comes from the coding sequence ATGTGGAAACTCGCAGGCGCGCTCCTGATAGGCGCAAGCATGGCGCTGGCCGGCTGTACCGCGGCGGGCGCAGTCGCCGGCGGTGTGGCCGGCCATGAACTGACCGACGGCAGCACGGCCGGTACCATCGGCGGTGCCGTGGTCGGCGGCGTGATCGGGCACGAGCTGGGCAAATAA
- a CDS encoding glycosyltransferase family 2 protein translates to MPQHATPRPAPAPEAGPAQRQRSHLVLIPSYNPGMRLHGTLQAARAAWAPVWVVVDGSTDGSDRWLQAEAEGAGPALRVLTLPSNQGKGAAVLHGIEAAAAEGFTHVLVMDADGQHPAQLIGEFMAISQREPDAMVLGRPVFDASAPRERVYWRRMSNFWADVETLWAGIGDSLYGFRVYPIAPLRAVMRETRWMRRFDFDPEAAVRLCWRGVRPINVAAPVRYYARGEGGVSHFRYLRDNLLLTGMHLRLLAGCVVRLPALLWRRLRPAGKAAPRHPR, encoded by the coding sequence ATGCCCCAGCATGCCACGCCACGCCCGGCGCCGGCTCCTGAGGCCGGCCCTGCGCAGCGGCAGCGGTCCCACCTGGTGCTGATCCCCAGCTACAACCCCGGCATGCGCCTGCACGGCACGCTGCAGGCCGCGCGCGCTGCCTGGGCGCCGGTATGGGTAGTGGTCGACGGCAGCACCGACGGCAGCGATCGCTGGTTGCAGGCCGAGGCCGAGGGTGCCGGCCCGGCGCTGCGCGTGCTGACGCTGCCCAGCAACCAGGGCAAGGGCGCGGCCGTGCTGCATGGCATCGAAGCCGCGGCGGCCGAGGGTTTCACCCATGTGCTGGTCATGGATGCGGACGGCCAGCACCCTGCCCAGCTGATCGGCGAGTTCATGGCCATCTCGCAGCGCGAGCCGGACGCGATGGTGCTGGGCCGGCCGGTATTCGACGCCAGCGCGCCCCGCGAACGGGTCTACTGGCGGCGCATGTCCAATTTCTGGGCCGATGTCGAGACGCTATGGGCCGGGATCGGCGATTCTCTGTACGGCTTCCGCGTCTACCCGATCGCGCCGCTGCGCGCAGTGATGCGCGAGACGCGCTGGATGCGGCGCTTCGATTTCGATCCCGAAGCGGCGGTGCGCCTGTGCTGGCGTGGTGTCCGCCCCATCAACGTGGCCGCACCGGTCCGCTACTATGCGCGGGGCGAAGGCGGCGTCTCGCACTTCCGCTACCTGCGTGACAACCTGCTGCTGACCGGGATGCACCTGCGGCTGCTGGCAGGTTGCGTGGTGCGGCTGCCGGCGCTGCTGTGGCGGCGCTTGCGGCCTGCCGGCAAGGCGGCGCCCCGGCACCCGCGCTGA
- a CDS encoding phosphopantetheine-binding protein — protein MTELETELARLIIDELDIADLRLEDVTADTPLYGEGFGLDSIDILEIALLVSRKYGVELRSDNPDNKTIFASLGSLAAYVAAQRAG, from the coding sequence ATGACCGAACTCGAAACCGAACTCGCCCGCCTGATCATCGACGAACTCGACATCGCAGACCTGCGACTGGAAGACGTCACTGCCGACACGCCGCTGTACGGCGAAGGCTTCGGGCTGGACTCCATCGACATCCTGGAGATTGCCTTGCTGGTATCGCGCAAGTACGGAGTCGAACTGCGTTCGGACAATCCCGACAACAAGACCATCTTCGCCTCGCTCGGCAGCCTCGCGGCCTACGTCGCGGCGCAGCGCGCCGGCTGA
- a CDS encoding acyl carrier protein, with protein sequence MSSSQSSFRHTRSAQDRPIATRPQATPAAAGRGWMFGVAAFVAYECGLHYAAHRPGAEVAALFLGALPFLAIGFLAALRTAGRRPALFALFAACAALWLWRAPLSHHFGWTYLMQHAGVNVALGLMFGLTLRAGRTPLCAQIAAALHGELTPSHARYARRVTQAWTLFFAAMAGASTLMFVLAPVATWSNFANLGTPLLIAAMFAAEAACRRIAFPGMRHGGLLDAVHGYRAVMAARAARAARAVAPARTGMPR encoded by the coding sequence ATGTCCTCGAGCCAATCTTCCTTCCGCCACACCCGGTCCGCCCAGGACCGGCCGATCGCCACCAGGCCACAGGCAACACCCGCGGCCGCCGGGCGGGGATGGATGTTCGGGGTCGCCGCGTTCGTCGCCTATGAATGCGGTCTGCATTATGCCGCCCATCGCCCGGGAGCCGAAGTCGCCGCATTGTTTCTTGGTGCCCTCCCGTTCCTGGCCATCGGTTTCCTGGCCGCGCTGCGCACGGCCGGACGAAGGCCGGCGCTGTTCGCCCTGTTTGCAGCATGCGCTGCGCTCTGGCTCTGGCGTGCGCCGCTGTCGCACCATTTCGGCTGGACTTACCTGATGCAGCACGCCGGCGTCAACGTTGCGCTCGGCCTGATGTTCGGCCTGACCCTGCGTGCCGGCCGCACGCCGCTGTGTGCGCAGATCGCCGCCGCGCTGCACGGCGAACTGACGCCGTCGCACGCCCGCTATGCACGGCGCGTGACGCAGGCCTGGACCCTGTTCTTCGCGGCCATGGCAGGCGCCTCGACGCTGATGTTCGTGCTCGCGCCGGTGGCGACGTGGTCGAACTTCGCCAACCTCGGCACGCCCTTGCTGATCGCCGCGATGTTTGCTGCCGAAGCGGCTTGCCGCCGCATCGCCTTCCCCGGCATGCGCCACGGCGGCCTGCTGGATGCGGTGCACGGCTATCGCGCCGTGATGGCAGCCCGGGCGGCCCGGGCGGCCCGGGCCGTGGCACCGGCGCGCACCGGGATGCCGCGCTGA
- a CDS encoding AMP-binding protein — protein MTEIPLIAHTSPAALLAWVQGRPVTVRQFLADVALLAAALPAGDHVFNACADRYRFTVGLCAALLRGKATLLPSSQTPETVRQLRAFAPDVFCLRDQPAAAMAMPVFDYHQGVAAADASACPDVPSIPADRVLAYVFTSGSTGTPVPHRKTWGAMARGARAAAQRLGLCDGRAWTLVGTVPPQHMFGLEATVMLALQGGAALASAPAFYPADVRDALAAVPAPRALVSSPVHLRTLVQADMAMPAADLLLCATAPLGRELAAAAEALFHGPLREIYGSTETGQLATRRTAQEDIWTLVPGVRLQPRTTDGDADTMTWAEGGHVEQPVALGDAIEALDAGHFLLHGRKGDLLNIAGKRTSLAYLEHQLNAVDGVQDGAFFMPGDSHEGDAQGHVVRLVAVVVAPGATSAAILQALRERIDPAFLPRPLLFAERLPRNAAGKLPRDALAALVAELSRARGAAPALPAFVIDAGHPAMAGHFPGNPIVPGVVLLDHALLALGSALGRPLVPAQAGAIKFLSPVRPGERVEIEHDAGPATDGSERLRITLRSAGREVASGTLQLRACAAEGAPC, from the coding sequence ATGACCGAGATTCCGCTCATCGCGCACACGTCCCCTGCCGCCCTGCTGGCGTGGGTACAGGGCCGGCCCGTCACCGTGCGCCAGTTCCTGGCCGACGTGGCGCTGTTGGCCGCCGCGCTGCCGGCCGGGGACCACGTCTTCAACGCCTGCGCCGACCGCTACCGCTTCACCGTGGGCCTGTGCGCGGCGCTGCTGCGGGGCAAGGCCACGCTGCTGCCGTCGTCGCAAACCCCCGAGACGGTGCGCCAGCTCCGTGCGTTCGCACCGGACGTGTTTTGCCTGCGGGACCAGCCGGCCGCGGCAATGGCAATGCCGGTGTTCGACTATCACCAGGGCGTCGCCGCCGCAGATGCGAGCGCATGCCCCGACGTGCCTTCGATCCCTGCCGACCGCGTCCTGGCCTACGTCTTCACCTCCGGCTCGACCGGGACCCCGGTGCCGCACCGCAAGACGTGGGGCGCGATGGCCCGCGGCGCGCGTGCCGCGGCGCAACGGCTGGGCCTGTGCGACGGGCGCGCATGGACCCTGGTCGGCACCGTGCCGCCGCAGCATATGTTCGGCCTGGAGGCCACCGTCATGCTGGCGCTGCAGGGCGGTGCCGCACTGGCGTCGGCGCCGGCGTTCTACCCGGCCGACGTCCGCGACGCACTGGCCGCGGTGCCAGCACCGCGCGCGCTGGTCAGCTCGCCGGTGCACCTGCGCACACTGGTGCAGGCGGACATGGCCATGCCGGCCGCCGACCTGCTGTTGTGCGCCACGGCGCCGCTCGGCCGCGAGCTCGCCGCCGCGGCGGAAGCCCTGTTCCACGGCCCGCTGCGTGAAATCTACGGCAGCACCGAGACCGGCCAGCTTGCCACCCGCCGCACCGCGCAGGAAGACATCTGGACGCTGGTGCCCGGCGTCCGGCTACAGCCGCGTACAACGGACGGCGATGCAGACACCATGACATGGGCCGAGGGCGGGCATGTCGAGCAGCCGGTGGCGCTCGGCGATGCCATCGAAGCGCTGGATGCCGGCCACTTCCTGCTGCACGGCCGCAAGGGCGACCTGCTCAATATCGCCGGCAAGCGCACCTCGCTGGCCTACCTTGAGCACCAGCTCAATGCCGTCGACGGCGTGCAGGACGGCGCCTTCTTCATGCCCGGCGACAGCCACGAAGGCGATGCCCAGGGTCACGTGGTACGGCTGGTGGCGGTCGTCGTCGCGCCGGGCGCGACATCGGCGGCGATCCTGCAGGCGCTGCGCGAGCGCATCGACCCCGCCTTCCTGCCGCGCCCGCTGCTGTTCGCCGAACGCCTGCCGCGCAATGCCGCCGGCAAGCTGCCGCGCGACGCGCTGGCGGCGCTGGTGGCGGAGTTGTCCCGTGCGCGCGGTGCCGCACCCGCCCTCCCCGCCTTCGTCATCGACGCCGGCCACCCCGCCATGGCCGGCCATTTCCCCGGCAATCCGATCGTGCCCGGCGTGGTGCTGCTCGACCACGCCCTGCTGGCGCTCGGGTCGGCGCTGGGGCGGCCGCTGGTGCCCGCGCAGGCCGGGGCGATCAAGTTCCTGAGCCCGGTGCGCCCGGGCGAGCGGGTGGAGATCGAACACGACGCCGGGCCGGCGACGGATGGCAGCGAACGCTTGCGCATCACACTACGCAGTGCCGGACGCGAAGTGGCCAGCGGCACCTTGCAACTGCGCGCGTGCGCAGCGGAGGGCGCGCCATGCTGA
- a CDS encoding LpxL/LpxP family acyltransferase yields MLTWLWKRHAPVETTDWSRRKERSNIPLLRIMTWISLALGRPAGRVVLRLIAAYFTLFSPAARHASRAYLDRALGREANWIDGYRHVFTFASTIHDRIYLLNGRFDLFDIRLHGEGLLEAAMARGRGAILLGAHLGSFEVVRALGRQHPDMEVAITMYEENAHKLNDVLQSINPAMRQDVIALGRFDTMLRVRDYLDRGYMIGMLADRTLSQRATDPVQQCDFLGAPTGFPTGPLRMAAMLRRPVFFITGLYRGGNRYDVHFVPLADFSQTARGQREAAVQSALDGYVRLLERFSRKAPYNWFNFYDFWHAGPPLSEQPPPGNEP; encoded by the coding sequence ATGCTGACCTGGCTGTGGAAACGGCACGCGCCGGTGGAGACCACCGACTGGTCCCGGCGCAAGGAGCGCAGCAACATCCCGCTGCTGCGCATCATGACGTGGATCTCGCTGGCACTGGGACGCCCGGCCGGGCGCGTGGTGCTGCGCCTGATCGCGGCCTATTTCACGCTGTTCTCGCCGGCGGCGCGCCATGCCTCGCGCGCCTACCTGGACCGCGCGCTGGGCCGCGAGGCCAACTGGATCGACGGCTACCGCCATGTGTTCACCTTTGCCTCGACCATCCACGACCGCATCTACCTGCTCAACGGCCGCTTCGACCTGTTCGACATCCGCCTCCATGGCGAGGGCCTGCTCGAAGCCGCGATGGCGCGCGGCCGCGGCGCGATCCTGCTGGGCGCGCACCTGGGCAGCTTCGAGGTCGTGCGCGCGCTCGGCCGGCAGCATCCGGACATGGAAGTCGCCATTACCATGTATGAGGAAAACGCGCACAAGCTCAACGACGTGCTGCAGTCGATCAACCCCGCCATGCGCCAGGACGTGATCGCGCTGGGCCGCTTCGACACCATGCTGCGCGTGCGCGACTACCTCGACCGTGGCTACATGATCGGCATGCTGGCCGACCGCACCTTGTCGCAGCGCGCCACCGATCCGGTGCAGCAATGCGACTTCCTCGGCGCGCCCACCGGCTTCCCGACCGGGCCGCTGCGCATGGCCGCCATGCTGCGCCGGCCGGTGTTCTTCATCACCGGCCTGTATCGCGGCGGCAACCGCTACGATGTCCATTTCGTGCCGCTGGCGGACTTCTCGCAAACCGCGCGCGGCCAGCGCGAAGCCGCGGTGCAGTCGGCACTGGACGGTTATGTGCGCCTGCTGGAGCGATTCAGCCGCAAGGCGCCCTACAACTGGTTCAACTTCTATGACTTCTGGCACGCCGGCCCGCCGCTGTCGGAGCAGCCGCCGCCGGGCAACGAGCCATGA
- a CDS encoding LolA-related protein — MSPLSVLKTFDTDPIGSVRRLARPLQLLLLACAAFGFSVPGSAAAPPAPAMGQAAPAFGVDQLMSTLAQRKSGRVRFTETKYLAMLAKPVQSSGELVFTAPDHLEKRTVSPKAESMVLDGDMMTVDRDGKRFTMPLQNYPELAAFIESIRGTLAGNRHTLERYYKLGLEGRASRWTLTLTPVDSRMAAVVSQVRIDGRQDALTRVEIRQADGDRSVMTIRPAGRP; from the coding sequence ATGAGCCCCCTGAGCGTCTTGAAAACCTTCGACACTGATCCGATCGGTTCCGTCCGGCGCCTGGCCCGCCCGCTGCAGCTGTTGTTGCTGGCATGCGCTGCGTTCGGCTTCTCGGTGCCAGGCAGCGCCGCCGCACCGCCTGCGCCTGCCATGGGACAGGCCGCGCCCGCCTTCGGCGTCGACCAGCTGATGTCCACGCTGGCGCAGCGCAAATCCGGCCGGGTCCGCTTCACCGAGACCAAGTACCTGGCGATGCTGGCCAAGCCCGTGCAGTCCTCCGGCGAACTGGTCTTTACCGCGCCCGACCACCTGGAAAAGCGCACCGTATCGCCCAAGGCCGAGAGCATGGTGCTCGACGGCGACATGATGACGGTGGACCGCGACGGCAAGCGCTTCACCATGCCGCTGCAGAACTACCCCGAGCTGGCGGCCTTTATCGAAAGCATCCGCGGCACGCTTGCCGGCAACCGCCATACGCTGGAGCGCTACTACAAGCTCGGCCTCGAAGGCCGCGCCAGCCGCTGGACGCTGACGCTGACGCCGGTGGATTCGCGCATGGCGGCGGTGGTCAGCCAGGTGCGCATCGACGGCCGCCAGGATGCGCTGACCCGCGTCGAGATCCGCCAGGCCGACGGCGACCGCTCTGTCATGACCATCCGCCCCGCCGGCCGCCCATGA
- a CDS encoding MMPL family transporter produces the protein MSAAPGTPPSPPSAPRRFTLPGARLALALWLVALLACAAVIGRTSFTADLSAFLPRLPSAEQQLLVSQLRDGLVSRLVLVGIEGGDADGRAAVSHAMAAQLRRDPRFTAIQNGEPLNQDADRKYVYGHRYLLSPTVTPERFSEHGLARAVNDSFALLASSAGLFTKALLPRDPTGEVAAMLTQLDAGQRPPLHAGAWASRDGKRAVLLAQSAAAGSDTDAQAQAIDAIRDAFAKAAANGPYQLAMTGPGVFSVKSRDTIRHDVERLSTIGVATIVTLLLAVYRSVPLLVLGLVPVLSGALAGIAAVSLGFGGTVHGLTLGFGTTLIGEAVDYSIYLFVQSAQYTRNGVRDNRAWLGGFWPTVRLGVLTSVCGFASLLLSGFPGLAQLGLYSTVGLATAALVTRFVLPQLVPATLHLRDVTPLGRRLAWLAERAHRLRWLVLLLVVAASAVLATHRGTLWGRELAALSPVPASDQALDASLRADLGAPDVRFLVVLSGPDQESVLQGAEHVAHELDPLVAQNFIGGYESPARYLPSDATQRARQASLPPPAELAQRLRAAVASQPVRADLFAPFLAEAEQARTGPLLRREDLRGTSMALAVDALLTHRDGRWSATLPLRAPASALAGEAGEAGDGVDSAAVRAAVARADVPDTLFVDLKDESDRLYASYLREALLLSLAGLLAIVALLAIALRSLRRVAATVLPLAAAAVVVLGGLAALGQPLTLLHLVGLLLLMAVGSNYALFFNGAAAGQPGAANSPHTLVSLLLANLTTVAAFGLLALSSLPLLQAFGLTVGPGAILALWFSAILARPAAAGTATTGQAGSTS, from the coding sequence ATGAGCGCAGCCCCCGGTACGCCACCCTCGCCCCCCTCGGCCCCGCGGCGCTTCACGCTGCCCGGCGCGCGCCTGGCGCTGGCGCTGTGGCTGGTCGCGCTGCTGGCGTGCGCCGCGGTCATCGGCCGCACCAGCTTCACCGCGGACCTCTCCGCCTTCCTGCCGCGGCTGCCCAGCGCCGAGCAGCAGTTGCTGGTCAGCCAACTGCGCGACGGGCTGGTATCGCGGCTGGTCCTGGTCGGCATCGAAGGCGGCGACGCCGATGGCCGCGCCGCGGTCTCGCACGCGATGGCGGCGCAGTTGCGGCGCGATCCGCGCTTCACCGCGATCCAGAACGGCGAGCCGCTGAACCAGGACGCCGACCGGAAGTACGTCTACGGACATCGCTACCTGCTCAGCCCGACGGTGACGCCGGAGCGCTTCAGCGAGCACGGACTGGCGCGCGCCGTGAACGATTCGTTCGCGCTGCTGGCCTCGTCCGCGGGCCTCTTCACCAAGGCGCTGCTGCCGCGCGACCCCACCGGCGAGGTCGCGGCGATGCTGACGCAGCTCGACGCCGGCCAGCGCCCCCCGCTGCATGCCGGCGCCTGGGCCTCGCGCGACGGCAAGCGCGCGGTGCTGCTGGCGCAGAGCGCGGCCGCGGGTTCGGATACGGACGCGCAGGCGCAGGCCATCGACGCCATCCGCGATGCCTTTGCCAAGGCCGCGGCGAACGGCCCCTACCAGCTCGCGATGACGGGCCCCGGCGTCTTCTCCGTCAAGTCGCGCGACACCATCCGGCACGACGTCGAGCGCCTGTCGACCATCGGCGTGGCCACCATCGTTACGCTGCTGCTGGCGGTCTACCGGTCGGTGCCGCTGCTGGTGCTGGGGCTGGTGCCGGTACTGAGCGGCGCGCTGGCCGGCATCGCGGCGGTCAGCCTGGGTTTCGGCGGGACCGTGCATGGGCTGACGCTGGGTTTCGGCACCACGCTGATCGGCGAGGCGGTCGACTATTCGATCTACCTGTTCGTGCAGTCGGCGCAATATACGCGCAACGGCGTGCGCGACAACCGCGCCTGGCTGGGCGGATTCTGGCCCACGGTGCGGCTGGGCGTGCTGACCTCGGTCTGCGGTTTTGCCTCGCTGCTGCTGTCGGGCTTTCCGGGACTGGCGCAGCTTGGCCTGTATTCCACGGTAGGGCTCGCGACAGCGGCGCTGGTGACGCGCTTCGTGCTGCCGCAGCTGGTGCCTGCCACGCTGCATCTGCGCGACGTGACGCCGCTGGGGCGCCGTCTGGCATGGCTGGCCGAGCGCGCCCACCGGCTGCGCTGGCTGGTGCTGTTGCTGGTGGTCGCGGCTAGCGCCGTGCTGGCGACGCATCGCGGCACGCTGTGGGGCCGCGAACTGGCCGCGCTGAGCCCGGTGCCCGCGAGCGACCAGGCGCTCGACGCCTCGCTGCGCGCCGACCTTGGCGCGCCCGACGTGCGCTTCCTGGTGGTGCTGTCCGGCCCGGACCAGGAAAGCGTGCTGCAGGGCGCGGAGCACGTGGCCCACGAACTCGACCCGCTGGTGGCGCAAAACTTCATCGGCGGCTATGAAAGCCCCGCGCGCTACCTGCCCAGCGACGCCACCCAGCGTGCGCGCCAGGCCAGCCTGCCGCCGCCTGCCGAGCTGGCGCAGCGGCTGCGCGCGGCCGTCGCCAGCCAGCCGGTGCGCGCCGACCTGTTCGCGCCGTTCCTGGCCGAAGCCGAGCAGGCGCGCACCGGCCCGCTGCTGCGGCGCGAAGACCTGCGCGGTACCTCGATGGCACTGGCGGTCGATGCGCTGCTGACGCATCGCGACGGGCGCTGGAGCGCGACGCTGCCGCTGCGGGCCCCTGCCTCGGCGCTTGCCGGCGAGGCCGGCGAGGCCGGTGATGGCGTCGACAGCGCCGCGGTGCGCGCCGCCGTCGCCCGCGCCGACGTGCCCGATACGCTGTTCGTCGACCTCAAGGACGAATCCGACCGCCTCTACGCCAGCTACCTGCGCGAGGCGCTGCTGCTGTCGCTGGCGGGCCTGCTGGCCATCGTGGCGCTGCTGGCGATCGCGCTGCGCTCGCTACGCCGCGTGGCGGCCACGGTACTGCCGCTGGCGGCCGCCGCGGTGGTCGTGCTGGGCGGGCTGGCCGCCCTGGGCCAGCCGCTGACGCTGCTGCACCTGGTGGGCCTGCTGCTGCTGATGGCAGTGGGCTCGAACTACGCGTTATTCTTCAATGGCGCGGCAGCGGGCCAGCCCGGCGCGGCCAATTCCCCGCACACGCTGGTCTCGCTGCTGCTCGCAAACCTGACGACGGTGGCCGCCTTCGGGCTGCTGGCGCTGTCGAGCCTGCCATTGCTGCAGGCGTTCGGCCTGACGGTCGGCCCCGGCGCCATCCTGGCGCTGTGGTTCTCGGCGATCCTGGCGCGGCCCGCGGCCGCCGGGACGGCCACGACCGGACAGGCCGGGAGTACGTCATGA
- a CDS encoding polysaccharide deacetylase family protein encodes MNWFSASAGALRDTPPSRPWRPSPLLYGAAAVHVAGVGAMLTHPGSMIPALAGIAATHAAMCAGGLWPRSTWLGPNLLQLPPAAHDCVALTFDDGPNPALTPRVLDLLDQHGARATFFCIGERAAAHPALVREIIRRGHAVENHSMHHRLHFSLFGPGRMLRDISAAQQVLGDITGQAPRFFRAPAGLRNPFLEPVLCRLGLQLAAWTRRGFDTRCGDIAARVAQRLTGKLAGRDILLLHDGNPGVDPAGNPHCITVLPDLLAAIDRAGLRCVTLRAAVEAVEAVESGHADSRTGQSPTN; translated from the coding sequence ATGAACTGGTTTTCCGCATCCGCCGGCGCCTTGCGCGACACACCGCCAAGCCGCCCCTGGCGCCCCAGCCCGCTGTTATACGGCGCCGCCGCGGTCCACGTGGCCGGCGTTGGCGCCATGCTCACGCATCCAGGCAGCATGATTCCAGCACTTGCAGGCATTGCGGCCACGCATGCGGCAATGTGCGCCGGCGGCCTGTGGCCGCGCAGCACCTGGCTGGGCCCCAACCTGCTGCAGCTGCCGCCGGCGGCGCACGATTGCGTCGCGCTCACCTTCGACGATGGCCCCAATCCGGCGCTGACGCCGCGCGTGCTCGACCTGCTCGACCAGCACGGCGCGCGCGCCACCTTCTTCTGCATCGGCGAGCGCGCCGCGGCGCATCCGGCGCTGGTGCGCGAGATCATCCGCCGCGGCCATGCGGTGGAGAACCACAGCATGCATCACCGGCTGCATTTCTCCCTGTTCGGGCCGGGCCGGATGCTGCGCGACATCAGCGCGGCGCAGCAGGTGCTGGGCGACATCACCGGGCAGGCGCCGCGCTTCTTCCGCGCGCCGGCGGGACTGCGCAACCCGTTCCTGGAGCCGGTGCTGTGCCGGCTCGGGCTGCAGCTGGCGGCGTGGACGCGACGCGGCTTCGATACCCGCTGCGGCGACATCGCGGCGCGCGTGGCGCAGCGCCTGACCGGCAAGCTCGCAGGCCGCGACATCCTGCTGCTGCATGACGGCAATCCCGGCGTCGACCCCGCCGGCAATCCGCACTGCATCACGGTGCTGCCGGACTTGCTTGCCGCCATCGACCGCGCGGGGCTGCGCTGCGTGACGTTGCGCGCAGCGGTGGAAGCGGTGGAAGCGGTGGAATCAGGGCATGCCGACAGCCGTACAGGACAGTCGCCGACAAACTGA